A genomic window from Companilactobacillus alimentarius DSM 20249 includes:
- the rpsK gene encoding 30S ribosomal protein S11 gives MAQTKGRKRRTKKHIESGVAHIHSTFNNTLVMITDVNGNAVSWSSAGALGFKGSRKSTPFAAQMAGEAAAKESMEHGMKTVEVAVKGPGSGREAAIRSLQATGLEITAIRDVTPVPHNGSRPPKRRRV, from the coding sequence ATGGCACAAACTAAAGGTCGTAAACGCCGTACTAAGAAGCATATTGAATCTGGTGTTGCACATATCCACTCCACATTCAACAATACACTTGTTATGATCACTGATGTTAACGGTAATGCCGTTTCATGGTCATCAGCTGGTGCATTAGGATTTAAGGGTAGTCGTAAATCAACACCATTTGCTGCACAAATGGCTGGGGAAGCTGCTGCTAAAGAATCAATGGAACATGGTATGAAAACAGTCGAAGTAGCTGTTAAGGGTCCAGGCTCTGGTCGTGAAGCCGCAATCCGTTCATTACAAGCTACTGGTTTGGAAATTACTGCTATTCGTGATGTTACACCAGTTCCTCATAATGGTTCTCGTCCTCCAAAGCGTCGTCGTGTATAG
- a CDS encoding DNA-directed RNA polymerase subunit alpha yields MIEFEKPTITSVEESKDYGKYIIEPLERGYGTTLGNSLRRVLLASLPGTAVSDIQIDGVLHEFSAIDGVIEDVTQIVLNVKKLKLKSYADDSLKAEIDVVGPATVTAKDIKADDDLEILDPEQFICTVAEGGHFHMQMTVINGRGYTPAEQNKTDETPIGVLPVDSIFTPVEKVNYQVENTRVGKRNDFDKLTIDIWTNGSIGPREAISLSAKILTEHLTSFVNLTEEAKSADMMIEKEETQKEKKLEMTIEELDLSVRSYNCLKRAGINTVQELTEKSEADMMRVRNLGRKSLVEVKEKLADLGLSLKQED; encoded by the coding sequence ATGATCGAATTTGAAAAGCCAACCATTACTTCTGTTGAAGAAAGTAAAGATTATGGCAAGTATATTATCGAACCGCTTGAAAGAGGTTATGGTACAACTTTAGGTAATTCATTACGTAGAGTTTTGTTAGCATCATTACCAGGAACTGCGGTATCTGATATTCAAATAGATGGTGTATTGCATGAATTTTCAGCTATTGATGGCGTAATTGAAGACGTTACACAAATCGTGTTAAACGTTAAGAAATTAAAGCTCAAGTCTTATGCTGATGACAGTTTAAAAGCTGAGATCGACGTCGTTGGTCCTGCTACTGTTACAGCTAAAGATATCAAAGCTGATGATGACTTGGAAATCCTCGATCCAGAACAATTTATTTGTACTGTTGCTGAGGGTGGACACTTCCACATGCAAATGACAGTTATTAATGGTCGTGGATATACTCCTGCAGAACAAAATAAAACGGACGAAACACCTATTGGTGTTCTTCCAGTTGACTCAATTTTTACACCCGTAGAAAAAGTTAACTATCAAGTTGAAAACACTCGTGTGGGTAAGAGAAACGACTTCGACAAATTAACAATCGATATCTGGACAAATGGTTCAATTGGACCACGCGAAGCTATTAGTTTGTCAGCAAAGATTCTTACAGAACATTTAACAAGTTTTGTAAATCTTACTGAAGAAGCTAAGAGTGCTGATATGATGATCGAAAAAGAGGAAACTCAAAAAGAGAAGAAACTTGAAATGACTATTGAGGAACTTGACTTGTCAGTTCGTTCATATAATTGTTTGAAGCGTGCCGGTATTAATACTGTGCAAGAGCTTACTGAAAAATCTGAAGCAGATATGATGCGTGTAAGAAATCTTGGACGCAAATCACTTGTTGAGGTTAAAGAAAAGCTTGCTGACCTTGGATTGTCATTAAAGCAAGAAGACTAA
- the rplQ gene encoding 50S ribosomal protein L17 has translation MGYRKLGRNSSQRKAMLRDLTTDLIINEHIVTTETRAKEISRTTEKMITLGKRGDLHARRQAAAYVRNEVANISEEDDAVVVQSALQKLFSDIAPRYKERNGGYTRILKTAPRRGDAAPMVIIELV, from the coding sequence ATGGGCTACCGTAAATTAGGACGTAACAGTTCACAAAGAAAAGCAATGTTACGCGATTTAACTACTGATTTAATCATTAATGAACATATTGTTACAACTGAAACTCGTGCTAAAGAAATCAGTCGTACAACAGAAAAAATGATAACCTTAGGTAAACGCGGAGATTTACATGCTCGTCGTCAAGCTGCTGCTTATGTTAGAAACGAAGTTGCTAACATTTCAGAAGAAGATGATGCAGTTGTTGTTCAATCAGCTCTTCAAAAATTATTTAGTGATATTGCACCTCGTTACAAAGAACGTAATGGTGGATACACACGTATTTTGAAGACAGCTCCACGTCGTGGAGACGCTGCTCCAATGGTTATTATTGAATTAGTTTAA
- a CDS encoding energy-coupling factor transporter ATPase, translating to MEKIISIKNLNYTYPEAKQEAIKNVSLDIYKNEWISIVGKNGSGKSTLTKLIDGLIEASSGTIEVDGQIINEENIWEARTKIGIIFQNPDHQFVGATVEDDVAFGLENQGMPKEQMVKEVDRALKLVKMSDFKRRDPQSLSGGQKQRVAIAGVLATKPQIVIMDESTSMLDPEGRQTVLNLIQDLRKKQDLTIISITHDISETELSQRIVVLNDGQIVQDDKPVNIYNMGTHLSKYGLEEPFSSELMSTLRDSIKLPEGYLNEEELMEQLWKLRLNM from the coding sequence TTGGAAAAAATCATTTCAATTAAAAATTTAAATTACACTTACCCGGAAGCAAAGCAGGAAGCAATTAAAAATGTTTCATTAGATATTTATAAAAACGAATGGATCTCAATCGTTGGTAAAAATGGTAGTGGAAAATCGACTTTGACAAAACTAATTGATGGCTTGATTGAGGCATCTTCTGGTACGATTGAAGTCGATGGTCAAATTATCAACGAAGAGAATATCTGGGAAGCTCGCACAAAAATTGGAATAATCTTTCAAAATCCTGATCATCAATTCGTTGGAGCAACAGTTGAGGATGATGTAGCGTTTGGACTTGAGAACCAAGGCATGCCTAAGGAGCAGATGGTCAAAGAAGTTGATCGGGCTTTAAAACTGGTTAAAATGTCTGATTTTAAAAGGCGTGATCCGCAGTCTTTATCAGGTGGTCAAAAGCAACGTGTGGCAATTGCTGGAGTTTTAGCAACGAAACCACAAATTGTCATCATGGATGAATCAACCAGTATGTTAGACCCAGAAGGTCGACAGACAGTGTTGAATTTAATTCAAGATTTACGAAAGAAACAAGATTTAACAATCATCTCAATTACGCATGACATATCTGAGACGGAGTTGTCGCAACGAATCGTTGTTTTAAATGACGGTCAGATTGTTCAAGATGACAAGCCAGTCAACATTTACAATATGGGTACCCATTTGAGCAAATATGGACTTGAGGAGCCGTTTTCAAGTGAATTAATGTCGACCTTAAGGGATTCAATTAAATTGCCTGAGGGCTATCTGAATGAAGAGGAGTTAATGGAGCAATTATGGAAATTACGTTTGAACATGTAA
- a CDS encoding energy-coupling factor ABC transporter ATP-binding protein produces MEITFEHVTHSYDANSPLANLGLNDVSLTIADKKFTAIVGQTGSGKSTLVRHINALLKPTSGTINVGGRVIDSETNNKNLKSLRKKVGMVFQFPESQLFEETVEKDIMFGPMNFGFDASDAKKAANEMIQLVGLDESYLDKSPFDLSGGQMRRVAIAGVLASRPETIILDEPTAGLDPVGRHEIMELFKELQNQGRTIILITHNMDDVANYADEMAVMNQGKLVAQGLPSVVFNNQQLIKDDLLTLPKSAQFAQALSQKGFKFEKLPITIDELGTEIKQQVNGDNSE; encoded by the coding sequence ATGGAAATTACGTTTGAACATGTAACACATTCGTATGATGCCAATAGTCCACTGGCTAACCTTGGTTTGAATGATGTTTCACTGACAATTGCGGACAAGAAGTTTACAGCAATCGTAGGACAAACTGGTAGTGGTAAATCCACATTAGTAAGACATATCAATGCTTTGCTAAAACCAACATCGGGAACTATCAATGTAGGCGGACGTGTGATTGATTCAGAAACGAATAATAAAAATTTGAAATCATTGAGAAAAAAGGTCGGCATGGTATTTCAATTTCCAGAAAGTCAGTTATTTGAAGAAACTGTGGAAAAAGATATTATGTTTGGCCCAATGAATTTTGGATTTGACGCTTCAGATGCTAAAAAAGCTGCTAATGAGATGATTCAATTAGTTGGTTTAGATGAATCCTATTTGGATAAATCTCCCTTTGATCTGTCAGGCGGGCAAATGCGTCGAGTGGCCATTGCCGGAGTTTTAGCTAGTAGACCAGAAACAATTATTTTAGATGAACCAACAGCTGGTTTGGATCCTGTTGGGAGACATGAGATCATGGAGTTATTTAAAGAGTTACAGAATCAAGGTAGGACGATTATTTTGATAACGCACAATATGGATGATGTGGCTAACTATGCTGACGAAATGGCTGTTATGAACCAAGGTAAGTTAGTTGCTCAGGGTCTTCCCAGTGTAGTTTTTAACAATCAGCAATTAATTAAAGATGATCTTTTAACTTTGCCTAAGAGTGCACAATTTGCGCAGGCTTTGTCTCAAAAAGGATTTAAATTTGAAAAATTGCCAATCACAATTGATGAATTGGGCACAGAAATAAAACAACAGGTAAATGGTGATAATAGTGAATAA
- a CDS encoding energy-coupling factor transporter transmembrane component T family protein, with product MVNKLIMGRYLPGDSLIYQLDPRGKFLLTFYFVGIVFLANNVASYAFLMAFVLFAVYLSKISFSFFIKGLRPIIWLILFTVILQLFFTPSDHPLWHWGFLTLSKEGMVIAAYIFIRFVLIIFISTLLTLTTTPIEISDSIESILKPLKKVNFPVTQVALMLSIALRFVPLLVDETTKIMDAQRARGVDFGEGGLIKRIKSFVPILIPLFVSSFSIAYDLAIAMESRGYKDGEGRSKYRVLSWSKRDNVTVLFMAVVTIILLFIRSY from the coding sequence ATAGTGAATAAATTGATTATGGGACGATATTTGCCCGGCGATTCATTGATTTATCAATTGGACCCACGTGGTAAATTTCTTTTGACATTCTATTTTGTTGGGATTGTTTTTTTAGCCAACAATGTGGCATCATATGCGTTTCTAATGGCATTTGTTTTGTTTGCTGTCTACTTATCGAAAATAAGCTTTAGCTTCTTTATAAAGGGACTGAGACCGATAATTTGGTTAATTCTCTTTACGGTTATTCTGCAATTATTCTTTACTCCAAGTGATCATCCACTGTGGCATTGGGGATTTTTGACTTTATCCAAAGAGGGTATGGTAATTGCAGCATATATTTTTATCAGATTTGTTTTAATAATTTTTATTTCTACATTATTAACACTAACTACCACGCCAATCGAAATTTCCGACTCGATCGAGAGCATTTTGAAGCCTTTAAAAAAGGTGAATTTTCCAGTTACACAAGTTGCTTTAATGCTGTCGATTGCTTTAAGATTTGTTCCTTTGTTGGTGGATGAAACGACTAAGATCATGGATGCTCAGCGTGCAAGAGGGGTGGACTTTGGTGAAGGCGGCTTGATCAAGCGAATCAAATCCTTTGTGCCAATCTTGATACCATTGTTTGTCAGTAGTTTTTCAATTGCCTACGATTTAGCGATAGCGATGGAATCCCGTGGATACAAAGACGGCGAGGGACGTAGTAAATATCGTGTCTTAAGTTGGAGCAAGCGTGATAACGTGACGGTTTTATTCATGGCTGTGGTAACAATTATATTATTATTTATTCGGAGTTATTAA
- the truA gene encoding tRNA pseudouridine(38-40) synthase TruA, with protein MTTRYKLIVAYDGTKFHGFQKQKHLRTVEGVLEKAISRIANGDEIKVFASGRTDAGVHALGQVVHFDYPRFLPPDSMLRAINTLMPLDVLIKDSEIVDENFHARFNVKKKTYMYRVDLGHYTDPFKRFYTGHYPYPIDVDRIKIAIKDLIGEHDFTSFAASGGVIENKVRTIYSATVEYNEENNELVFEFTGNGFLYNMVRIIVATLLEIGNNRRDVHDFLRLYEVKDRQQARGTAQASGLYLKEVFY; from the coding sequence ATGACAACAAGATACAAATTAATCGTTGCTTATGATGGAACCAAGTTCCATGGGTTTCAAAAGCAAAAGCATTTGAGGACGGTTGAAGGCGTGTTAGAAAAAGCTATTTCTCGAATTGCGAACGGTGACGAAATTAAAGTTTTTGCCTCAGGTCGAACTGATGCTGGTGTGCATGCTTTAGGGCAAGTAGTTCATTTTGATTATCCTAGATTCTTGCCACCTGACAGCATGTTGAGAGCTATCAATACATTGATGCCTTTAGATGTTTTGATTAAAGATTCAGAGATAGTCGATGAGAATTTTCATGCTCGTTTCAATGTTAAGAAGAAAACCTACATGTATCGTGTGGATTTAGGACATTATACTGATCCATTTAAAAGGTTTTACACAGGGCATTACCCTTATCCAATCGATGTTGACAGAATAAAAATTGCAATTAAAGATTTGATTGGTGAACATGACTTTACGAGTTTTGCTGCCTCCGGTGGAGTAATTGAAAATAAGGTTAGAACTATCTATTCTGCGACAGTTGAGTATAATGAAGAGAACAATGAATTAGTTTTTGAATTTACAGGTAATGGCTTTCTTTATAATATGGTTAGAATTATTGTGGCGACGCTCTTAGAGATTGGCAATAATCGACGAGACGTCCATGATTTTTTGCGCTTATACGAAGTCAAAGATCGTCAACAAGCTAGGGGAACAGCTCAAGCCAGTGGTTTATATTTAAAAGAGGTTTTTTATTAA
- the rplM gene encoding 50S ribosomal protein L13 — translation MRTTPLAKASEVERKWYVIDGEDVVLGRLSSVVASILRGKNKPTYTPNVDTGDNVIVINADKVRLTGKKAKNKIYYSHSDHPGGLKSISAGEKQATKPERFVEDSIRGMLPKNTLGRQEIKKLHVYAGSDHSHQAQNPEKLDINKLI, via the coding sequence GTGCGTACAACACCATTAGCAAAAGCAAGTGAAGTTGAACGTAAATGGTATGTAATTGATGGTGAAGATGTTGTCTTAGGTAGACTTTCATCTGTTGTTGCTTCTATTCTAAGAGGTAAAAACAAACCAACTTACACACCTAACGTTGATACAGGTGATAATGTTATTGTCATCAATGCAGATAAAGTTAGATTAACAGGTAAAAAAGCTAAGAATAAGATTTACTATTCTCATTCAGATCACCCAGGTGGGTTGAAGAGTATTAGTGCCGGCGAAAAACAAGCTACAAAGCCTGAAAGATTCGTTGAAGATTCTATTCGCGGTATGCTACCTAAGAACACTCTTGGTCGTCAAGAGATTAAGAAGTTGCATGTTTATGCAGGTTCAGATCACAGCCACCAAGCACAAAATCCAGAAAAGTTGGATATCAACAAACTAATTTAA
- the rpsI gene encoding 30S ribosomal protein S9 — translation MAQVSYAGTGRRKDSVARVRLVPGNGKITINKRDVKDYIPFDNLIADMKQPLDVTETADSYDVIANVNGGGFSGQAGAIRHGIARALLDVDPDFRPSLKSAGFLTRDPRMKERKKPGLKKARKASQFSKR, via the coding sequence TTGGCACAAGTATCATACGCCGGAACAGGTCGTCGCAAGGACTCAGTCGCTCGTGTACGCCTAGTACCCGGAAACGGAAAGATTACTATCAACAAACGTGATGTCAAAGATTACATTCCTTTTGACAATTTGATTGCTGATATGAAACAACCTCTAGATGTTACTGAAACAGCAGACAGCTATGACGTTATTGCTAACGTTAACGGTGGAGGCTTCTCAGGACAAGCTGGAGCAATTAGACATGGTATTGCAAGAGCCCTACTTGATGTTGATCCTGATTTCAGACCATCACTTAAGTCAGCCGGCTTCTTGACACGTGACCCTCGTATGAAGGAACGTAAGAAACCAGGTTTGAAGAAAGCCCGTAAGGCTTCACAATTCTCAAAACGTTAA
- a CDS encoding GNAT family N-acetyltransferase produces MDIQKLSSKYTVRPLVTSDTEIILKLNQSNPLYFKYCPPAISRPMIRHDMTVVPPHTSKDDKYYLGFFDGDKLVAMLDLVLNYPEKENVWIGLFMVDAKYSGKGIGTDIMNEIFTALSAEGFKEIGLAYAKGNPQSEHFLAKIGFFKTGVEEEEKNYHYTAVVVGQLLDEN; encoded by the coding sequence ATGGACATTCAGAAACTATCAAGTAAATATACCGTCAGGCCTTTAGTGACTAGTGATACAGAAATAATTTTGAAATTGAATCAAAGTAATCCACTGTATTTCAAATATTGTCCACCAGCCATTAGTCGTCCGATGATTAGGCATGATATGACAGTTGTACCGCCACATACGAGTAAAGATGATAAGTATTATCTAGGATTTTTTGACGGGGATAAATTAGTTGCAATGTTAGATTTAGTTTTGAATTATCCTGAGAAAGAAAATGTTTGGATCGGTTTGTTTATGGTTGATGCTAAGTATTCTGGTAAAGGGATTGGAACAGATATTATGAACGAAATTTTTACAGCTTTGTCTGCGGAAGGCTTCAAAGAAATTGGACTAGCCTATGCAAAGGGTAATCCCCAAAGTGAGCATTTTTTGGCTAAAATTGGTTTCTTTAAGACTGGTGTCGAAGAAGAAGAGAAAAATTATCACTATACGGCAGTTGTTGTGGGACAATTGTTGGATGAAAATTAA
- a CDS encoding PTS transporter subunit EIIC, with protein MKYTEDAKKIISLVGGEENINTLIHCMTRLRFTLKDEAKADTAAIEKLDITIKVMKAQGQYQIVIGNRVSDVYDIIINELPNLAESKETPPEPSEEPKPKGFAQHFRHGYDEFIGVLTASMMPIIGVLAGSGITKGILAGLVSAHVLSDKSGIFLLINTMADTIFYFLPVILGFTAAKKLGSDPIAIAVIGAFLIHPNIIGIAQAKTQEIGLFGDYAVKIMNYSGSVFPIIVAAWLGKYLEKYIKKIIPEMIQGIFAPIIEIIILSFILLLAVAPVITVLSKGLADGISILLSFNGIIGGAIYGAFYPILVVFGLHWPLIPIVINDLAVNGQSVICALTSITAVGIAGSVLAVAIKTKKKKLEALGYSAGVSAFCGIAEPSLYGILLKYKKVFYMTMIGNALGGAVAGGMHLVIYGFTGSLIGFPSFINPKAGIDSNFTAYIVSHLVAFIAAFVLTYLFGFNDKMVPSDKEA; from the coding sequence ATGAAATATACTGAGGATGCAAAAAAAATCATCTCCCTTGTTGGTGGAGAGGAAAACATCAACACTTTGATTCACTGTATGACCCGTTTGCGTTTTACTCTAAAAGATGAAGCAAAAGCTGACACTGCAGCAATTGAAAAACTTGATATTACCATTAAAGTTATGAAAGCCCAGGGGCAGTATCAAATTGTTATTGGTAATCGAGTTAGTGACGTCTATGACATTATTATTAATGAACTACCTAACTTAGCTGAATCCAAAGAAACACCTCCAGAACCTTCAGAAGAACCAAAGCCAAAAGGTTTCGCCCAACATTTTAGACATGGCTATGATGAATTTATTGGAGTTTTAACAGCATCTATGATGCCAATTATCGGTGTTCTAGCGGGATCCGGTATTACTAAGGGAATTTTAGCAGGTTTAGTAAGTGCTCATGTACTCAGCGACAAGTCAGGTATTTTCTTACTAATAAATACAATGGCCGACACAATTTTTTACTTTCTTCCCGTTATTCTAGGATTCACTGCCGCCAAAAAACTCGGCTCTGATCCGATTGCAATTGCTGTTATTGGAGCTTTTCTAATTCATCCTAATATTATTGGAATTGCTCAAGCTAAGACCCAGGAAATCGGCTTATTCGGCGACTATGCAGTAAAGATCATGAATTATTCTGGATCCGTCTTTCCCATTATTGTCGCAGCCTGGTTAGGCAAATATTTAGAAAAATATATTAAGAAGATTATCCCTGAAATGATTCAAGGTATCTTTGCCCCTATTATTGAAATTATTATTCTTTCGTTCATTCTTTTACTAGCGGTTGCACCAGTTATCACTGTTTTAAGTAAAGGTTTGGCTGACGGTATCTCAATTCTACTTTCTTTCAATGGGATTATTGGTGGAGCAATTTATGGAGCCTTCTACCCAATTCTAGTTGTCTTCGGACTTCACTGGCCCCTTATTCCCATTGTTATCAACGATCTTGCGGTTAACGGTCAAAGTGTCATCTGTGCTTTAACTTCAATCACTGCCGTTGGAATTGCCGGAAGTGTATTAGCTGTAGCCATTAAGACTAAGAAGAAAAAGTTAGAAGCTTTAGGCTATTCTGCTGGTGTTTCTGCCTTTTGTGGAATTGCAGAACCTTCACTTTATGGTATTTTATTAAAATATAAGAAAGTCTTTTATATGACTATGATTGGTAACGCCTTGGGTGGCGCTGTTGCTGGTGGTATGCATTTAGTAATTTATGGTTTCACTGGCAGTCTAATTGGTTTCCCATCTTTTATTAATCCTAAAGCAGGAATTGATTCAAACTTTACGGCTTACATAGTTTCACACTTAGTTGCCTTTATCGCTGCCTTTGTATTAACTTACTTGTTCGGTTTCAATGACAAGATGGTTCCATCAGATAAAGAAGCGTAA
- a CDS encoding alpha/beta hydrolase codes for MVHLKINYFSNALLKDCQMDVCLPDENKTKDKLPIIYLLHGMSDDNTSWIRKTRVERLLKSTKVALVMPNADLSWYANTPYGMNYYDEIAYEIPRVIHELFPQLSDKREKNFVVGSSMGGYGAFKLALSTNKFSYAAALSGAFNPKSNLVLRSFRPEKYWYGTLNQLDDFDTSVDNLDYLAKTRSTSEPLPKFFAWCGKQDFLYQDNLNFINTMNQLNIPIEHKFTDGKHDWYYWDKYLEEILKWLPINYSPEERLS; via the coding sequence ATGGTACATTTAAAAATAAATTATTTTTCCAATGCACTTTTAAAAGATTGTCAAATGGACGTTTGTCTTCCAGATGAGAATAAAACTAAAGACAAGCTACCAATTATCTATCTTTTACACGGCATGAGCGACGACAATACATCTTGGATCAGAAAGACTCGCGTCGAGCGTCTATTAAAGAGCACCAAGGTCGCTTTAGTCATGCCCAACGCTGATTTGAGTTGGTATGCCAATACCCCTTATGGGATGAATTACTACGACGAAATTGCTTATGAAATTCCCCGAGTGATCCATGAACTTTTTCCACAACTTTCAGATAAACGAGAAAAAAACTTTGTTGTCGGTTCTTCAATGGGTGGTTATGGAGCCTTCAAACTGGCTTTATCAACGAATAAATTCAGTTACGCCGCAGCCTTGTCAGGTGCCTTTAATCCGAAATCTAATTTAGTTTTAAGAAGTTTCCGTCCTGAAAAGTACTGGTATGGAACACTTAATCAATTAGACGATTTTGATACTTCGGTGGATAACTTGGACTACTTGGCTAAAACTAGGTCTACTAGTGAACCCTTGCCAAAATTCTTTGCCTGGTGTGGAAAACAAGATTTCCTTTATCAAGACAATCTCAATTTTATTAACACAATGAATCAGTTAAACATTCCTATTGAACATAAATTTACAGATGGCAAACACGATTGGTACTACTGGGATAAGTATCTTGAAGAAATTCTCAAGTGGCTACCAATCAACTACTCACCTGAGGAAAGGTTATCGTAA
- a CDS encoding AraC family transcriptional regulator: MSTPMEFLEFNQIDPIKLIYHRPIGKKYVVPHWHEAVEITYVEKGYPGDIYIEDNRYSLKQGDIYIINSRLIHGFDSVITKNDRILTLLLNYEWLRKCLPETMATKSFALIKSPQNKQQRSSFNALVKLIEELNTYAQQVNSDRNHLMKLNLEIRIISILVNDFTVERTIKTNIPEVIAEIIKDFHDNYQDEIHLSNLASQYNYSYAYFSKLFKKYLGVAPKKYLTLLRVQKAAELIEQTNDNFNKIAFDTGFPDEKSFYMSFKERYKQTPLQHRKKTHKIIGIK, from the coding sequence ATGTCAACTCCAATGGAATTCTTGGAATTTAATCAAATTGATCCAATTAAGTTGATCTATCATCGTCCAATCGGTAAGAAGTATGTAGTTCCTCATTGGCATGAGGCTGTGGAAATCACTTATGTTGAAAAAGGTTATCCCGGAGACATCTATATTGAAGATAATAGGTATTCGTTGAAGCAAGGCGATATTTATATTATCAATTCACGTTTGATCCACGGATTCGATAGCGTGATTACCAAAAATGATCGAATTCTAACTTTATTGCTCAATTACGAGTGGTTAAGGAAGTGTTTACCGGAAACTATGGCGACAAAATCATTTGCCTTAATTAAGTCTCCACAAAATAAACAGCAACGTTCTAGTTTTAATGCCTTAGTTAAGTTGATCGAAGAATTAAATACTTATGCACAGCAAGTTAATTCAGACAGGAATCATCTAATGAAATTAAATTTAGAAATTAGGATTATTAGTATTTTGGTCAATGATTTTACAGTTGAGAGGACTATTAAAACTAATATTCCTGAAGTAATAGCGGAAATTATAAAAGATTTTCACGATAATTATCAAGATGAGATTCACTTATCTAATTTGGCATCACAGTACAATTACAGCTATGCATACTTTTCTAAGCTTTTTAAAAAATACTTGGGTGTTGCACCGAAAAAATATCTGACTCTATTACGGGTTCAAAAGGCTGCTGAATTAATTGAACAGACGAATGATAATTTCAATAAAATTGCTTTTGATACTGGCTTTCCAGATGAGAAAAGTTTTTATATGTCATTTAAAGAACGTTATAAACAGACGCCTCTGCAACATCGAAAAAAGACTCACAAGATTATCGGGATTAAATAG
- a CDS encoding GntR family transcriptional regulator produces MAEKVDLDSIVKRMISEIQSGELVDDNLKLPSEPLLMKHYQITHYALRQALKQMNLMGYVYQVHGVGTFVRHQQTRDSIAIEHETGLSEEMRRIGRNLTTKTASQRVIKASEADFLSKTYHFKDDDELIDIKRYRCLDGKPYLMEHSYYRKSLIDNIPMKALYGSLFEYFEESRKTQIGFIDEIIMSTFLPQDAAEFMNLSVNSPSLLINDESYLSNGELLAFSKQYYNYENTKFFVVKKIH; encoded by the coding sequence ATGGCTGAAAAAGTTGATTTAGATTCAATAGTGAAAAGAATGATTTCTGAGATTCAATCAGGTGAATTAGTTGATGATAATTTGAAATTACCTTCAGAACCACTTTTAATGAAACACTATCAAATAACCCACTATGCCTTAAGACAAGCATTGAAACAAATGAATTTAATGGGATATGTTTATCAAGTACATGGGGTAGGGACTTTTGTTCGTCATCAACAGACAAGAGATTCAATTGCAATTGAACACGAAACTGGTTTATCAGAAGAGATGAGACGAATCGGTAGAAATTTAACGACTAAAACTGCTTCACAGCGAGTTATTAAAGCCTCAGAAGCTGATTTTTTATCGAAGACGTATCACTTTAAAGATGATGACGAATTAATTGATATTAAACGATACCGGTGTTTAGATGGTAAGCCATATTTAATGGAGCATTCTTATTATCGTAAGAGTTTAATAGATAATATCCCGATGAAGGCTCTATATGGATCATTGTTTGAATATTTTGAAGAGAGTCGAAAAACTCAAATCGGGTTCATTGATGAAATTATCATGTCGACATTTTTACCTCAAGATGCGGCTGAATTTATGAATTTATCAGTTAATTCACCATCTTTATTGATTAATGACGAATCCTATTTAAGCAATGGCGAACTATTAGCTTTTTCAAAACAGTATTATAATTACGAAAATACGAAATTTTTCGTGGTAAAAAAGATTCATTGA